The region ATGCTCATTGGTCGCCACCAGTGACCTGTCCAGTGACACAAAAACAGGTCAAACAGCATCAGTTCAAGTAACTGGGTCTTTGGAGAAGACAAATTGAGAAGCAGGATTCATATAAATACAGGATTCCTAAAATGTTGTCAAATTCCTTCTTGTTAGGTGTGCAGAtacagtgcaaaaaaaaagaaagacagatgaAGCAAGAAGGATCACATCTTGTTTTTAacacacaacaataacaatatcaTCAATCTCACGGTTACTTCCATGACAGTGTCGTCTTACCTGTGGCTTTCCTGCAGCATATCTGCCAATTCTTTCACTTTCTCAGCCTCCCAGACCTTTTCTCTAAGCCCCTCTATCTCTTTCCTAAGCCTCGCCacttctgtctgtgcctctgTGGACAAACCCAAAAGACAGTGTCATAGTGGAAAAGAATGGCTTGACAGGGTTTATAAATCTCActgaaggttttttgttttttttgcatttttgccaATTTCTGCGTTACAGTGTGGTGGCAAGGGACCTATACTCAGGCCTGAGCCCACATGCCATGCACTCACTCATACAGTTAATCCAGCAGGATGCCTCAAATTCTGTTTTTCCATCCCTTTCATCTCACCCTTTATCTGAGTAATAGGTGAATTGTTCATCACGGACTTGAGGTACTGCTGTTCCAATTTGATCTGCTGTCTCTGCAGAGCAACATTCTCCTTCAAGACAATCCTCAATTGCTCATTCAAATTGTCCTGTTatgaataataaaaaaatgtttttaaattttttaaaaaaaaaccaagaccGTGTTAATATCAGTATTGTCAAGGGCGCATGTGGATAAATTGCATCGCTGCTGCTGTCGTCCAACTCACCACCGCATTCTGAGCCTCCTCGAGCTGGGATGAGAGATTACGGACTTCTAATTTATGCGCTTCCTCTCGTACATCCGCCTGCTGGCTGAGTGCGTCGACTTCCCCTCTCAGGGCCCTGACCTCGGCTTCTCGACTCGAGATGTCATTTTCCATCATGGAGAAGATCTTGACCGCCTCGGCTGGGAAGGGAGGGGGTGAAATGTCACGACACTTAGTCAGGGAAAGACGAGTACGAGAGGCTCAAGTTAGCACGGCCACACTTAGGTGGGTTCCAACTCACACAGGAAGTTATTGTTGTGATGGAGTGACCTCTCCCCTGCCCAGTGCTTGTCCACGAGGTTGAGAAGCATCTCCAGTGGTTTTCTGTAACCGCCCTGGAAAACATACTGAAGAATAAGATTACACGACAAAGAGGCAGAACTTGACATAAAACCTTCAATAGTGTAATTTCTAGAGACGGCCAAGTTTTATTAACACTAGCTAAGTAAGTTTGCACATGCAATCATTTTGACTTGGTGGGTTGCTCATATGAAAAAAGAAACTACACAGGACATAACATGCTACTCCTGAGCAGAAAAACTAAAGCATCTAAAAATAGCTAGAAGGAGGTATCTAATTAACTATGGTAACTAACTAAAGAACATCTGTATCTAAAATTAATTAAGGTTGGTGAAGGAATTCAGGGAATGACACTGACGATGTCTTTTGTGCAAAGGAAATGCATGCGTGCATGGATGAATTAACTGATTAATTATTTAATGAGTGAAAAATCAAAAGAGCTTGATGTTTTCTCTTACTCTTCTTCTCTGTTGATGAGCTTTTTGCGGTTGGCTGACGCCCCCTGCTGTCCGGTCGAAGCTAGAGTATGAGACTCTTGGAGGATGCAAGACGGGGTTGGAGGGGTCAGAGAGATTCAAACCATGATTTGTTGGACTGGGAGGCTGGGTGTTCATCGGAGAAGAACATTGGTTCCCCATCAAGTGACCTTGAGCTTTCAAAATGTGTTAAGACAAGGAGGAATTCAGCTTTGTGAAggaaatcaatcaatcgatcgatcaatcaatcaatcaaccagttgcattttatatagcaattGAAATGaaaattattatattataaataATAATTATATGATTATAATAATTTATTCATATAATGTTGATTTATATTAATGTTAAATACAataatattattatcatattaATTTATAATGTTGTTATAAATAATTGTGtatttattgtaattattatgAAATACTCAATGAGGGAAAGGTCTCACCAGGATTAGGGGTAAAATGGCCTTTGGCTGCTGGAAGTCTGGTTTGGCCAGAAAAGCCCTTTTGCTTTGGTTTTCTTGAGACCGGTTTGTATTTCTCCACATAGGGACCAAAGGACACCTTTGGTTTATCAGTCACTTTTGATGAGGTAGAACTTTTTTTCTGAGATGACTCCGTCATCTGTGGCACTTTGGACTGGGTAGGACCTGGTTAATGAAAGACACCCCAACATTAATTATTAATACCATAGTAATAATGATTTCCCTTAGCTAGGCACAAGATCAGACCAGACATCGACCTTAGCTCGTGCATCTGTCTTCATCTACTGGTGGTTTTATGTATCATAGCATTGATAGCTTTTGTTATGATGGAAGTCCAATTATGGGGCACAACAACTGTGGCAACTTGGAGAacaaacaaaccttgatttctacCAAAATTATAGGAGATGTAAGGAGAGGCAAACAGGGGGTAATTATAGAGATTTCACTTATTTGGTCCTTCAATTTGGCAGAATCCCTCAAGCATATTTTTTTTACCAACTAACAGGGGTTGTGAGCTGGGATTAGACTGCCGTGAGAAAGGCTATTTTTAACCAACTATGACAAGATGTTGCAATACTAATCCTCAAAATAGATGGAACTTTTACAATCCTATTGGGAAACTGGATCTAGATATGCTCCCTCTACACAATCCCCATTTTCATTACTACTCTCAGTTCATCTCAGTGCAGCACAACAGGATACAGTGCAGACTCACCATGGTTCATCTCGGAATATCTGAGGATGGATTTAGTTGTTTCCTATGGACAGACAGCAGATTCATACAATAATACTTCACATGCGTATCATATTATTCAACAAAATCCCTACAATTTCAAATATATTACCTGTTTTTGAGAAGTAGAACTCTCCGGTTCTGAAACATACCCATCTCTGGGTTCTAGGACAGAACATCGTCACAGATGAAGTGGTGTTTCAAAACAAAAATGGGCCCAGTTGATATGTAATACATTTTGTTTTTGATTAATCTTTTCTTGCAGTTTATAATAAAATTTTGATACTATGTTCTTATTTTTAGGGACAGGGGAAGGAGTGAGGCTTACTTTGGTAGTGTTTAAGCTTTGTCACAAAGTTCAAGACAACATCATCAGTGGCATCCAGGAGAGAGAGCTTCTTAGTTAAGCAGTCAACTGAAGCCAACCTCTGAGCACTGCTTCTGTAAAACCACAAGCAAGGTAGCAAATACATCCATCAGTCGGTTTCTTTCTACAGATTCCAAATACCTTGGCATTACAAATTTCTAGATTTCTTTGTTCCAGTATTCAACATTTCTGCAGGAAAATGCCCATCATGCCCTAATTCCTTTAAGTAATTGTCAATTCATATATTCTCAGATACCATTCAGTTTTTTTCTTTAGAATGTTTCCTCTATGTCTTTAGAGTTCCTTTTGTTGAGCATTCCACAGTCAAATTCTCTGTACAGTATTTTCAACTTAACCTTACAACAATAATAAAAAACTTGAACTTGCTGCTGAGTACTGAACTCAAGGGacagtcaagtcaggtcaattcaattttattttatccttagaccctcgcattggataaggaacaactccctaaaaaaaccctttaacacagAGAACAAAATGGggcgaaacctcagggagagcaacagaggagggatctctctcccaagacagacaacgtgcaatggatgttgtatttacacaatttacagaatacgacattgaaagaagataacagaattataatggaatcataAAATTCAGTGAAATATAAAATTCAGAGACAGTGGTGGGAATATTAAGTTACCTCAAGATAACTGATATTACAAAGGAGATGAGAGGTATTCATGAAGTCCAGTGTGGTTATGAATACATAATTTATGCTAATTTTCTTTGGATTCTTTTCAACATTTTTTTGCAAACCCCATCATTTGCAACATTTAAAGAGGCAATTATACTTATCTTCTATATGGTCCAGACATGAAACCAACCCTCTTTTCCAAATAGAATTTGATCTATAAACCTGACATGCATATGACATCCAATGTACCTTTGGTCAACTGCTGGATTCAAAGAGGGTTGCTCCTGCTGAGGTACAAACGATGAGAACTGGATGATGGCAACTTTCCTCTCCGTGTCCCTGACTGGACAGTCGTCTAGAAAACACAGGAAGACATCTAGTAATACTAAGAAATGGTCCGAGATGTGACAAACGTATTCAAGGTAGTTACTGGTAATGATGATGACGAAGATGTGCAATCAGTATTTGAATTCTACGTGTGACTATTGCTTACCTAGTTTGCGCAAGCTGGACATAGTATGCACCAGATACAGGCGGTAGTGTGGGTCGTTTTTGGTAAAAGGGTTCAGCCTTAGGTCTAACTCTGTCAGTGCCGGGAGGTCACATAACGGTTTGACCTCTTCCATGGAGGATATGCAGTTATAGTACAGGTTCAGCCTCTTCAGCATCTTCAAGTGATGCAACCCCTTCATTTAAGGAATCAGATGGCCAAACAGTTCACGTCACCCTTAAACTTGTCCACAACATCCACGACaaaactaaggggggggggggcgtaaacTCACCTGAACAGAGACCAGGGCATTACAGGAGAGATCGAGAGTCTTTAAACGTACAAAGTTCCTCAGTGCACTTCCTATGTGTCTGATCTTCTCCTCGTAAGTCCCTGGGAGGCTCAGTGATCCGACAtctcctgtggggggggggggggggtacatattATTTTGATTGTGGTATTTTGGCACAACCCGGGTGACAGAAGTAGCGAGGCTAACAAGGTTATGGTAGCTAACGTGTGCTGGACAGTCATACTGGTCTGGGCCGGTGTCCCGGCCATTTATGCTGCCTTGTCGAAAAACGCTACCGCAGCGCGAATCGATAGCAGGAGTCCAACCCTGACCTCGCCACCATGGCAGAACTGCTAAGCAGCACTATCCTCGACGGGTAGCGCATATCGCCAGAACACCGGCATTTCCCTTCGGTTGGGATAAAACTCCCAACATGACATCGCGTTTGAACATCTGCACCGTCGTTTGCTATGATAGTACAATACATGTCTTTACACGGAAAAACTTTACCAAGACAGTGACGCTTTAGCTTCAGTCTCTCCCGTATCCATCGCTCGGTGATGGTCGTCAAGCGCTCCGCCGCCATGCTGTTCGAATGTCCGCGCATGCGCGATGAGCGTGTCACGTGTCACGTGTCAAAACAATACGCGCCGAAGGGGGAACTACTTCCTATGCGTCTGCCGAGTCCGCCTGTAGAGGCAACAGCTGTCGGCGCGTAGTGCAGTTTCACTCTGCCCTCCTAAAATAACCTGGTTAGAAATCGTCCAACTTTGGCGCTGGTGTTGCCGTGCTAACGTTAGTACGAACTACTTACCATGTTTTCATGAGATGTGTCGCTTCAGTTGATTGTTTTTTACATCAATGGCCTCTTGTACAATAAACTGGACAACGGCATGTTCCAACACCATTCTGTCCTCCACCGCGCTGTATTCCTCCTATCGGCTCTTTAAGGTAGGCTCTGTGACGCACTGAAAGTCCGACCCTTCTAGACCAATCATGTTTCTGTTATCCTTGATGggactgtaaccggttattttcttgcccggtgcgggattcgatacggggtgtactgcaccacaaggcgacatcactaaccgctcggctaaagggtcagacccgttgatTAGGGACTAACGCGACTTATTACAAGTTTACAgtggtcaccctctcccggaagcgcgccctcgcgctttgttattcccgcgctccgaagagacttctgaggatctgcacacttccggatcccaccgctgccaccaatgtaaccggttattttcttgcccggtgcgggattcgatacgaggtgtactgcaccacaaggcgacgtcactaaccgctcgactaaagcagtgtttctcaaccgggggtccgcggaccgctagtgctccgtggtgtaattgcaaggggtccgtgaaaataaaatatctttaaaaaaagatcctatgacatttatagaaataggattattttactcaaatgtgactgagacctttatctacctaaactataaagggtaacaggacttttttctctaattacatctatttcacaagcgtaatttattgtattttaataagagatctcgctcccgtttgcatcgttaaaagttactgcataagaattctgttttgttatatatatctaagttacaactgaaagctcttatttttgccccaaagagtgaataaatgctataatgcaatttaaaatgcagtttctactgtttctatcaaattgcaacccccctcccccaagatcaggtggaggggtcctcagggtagctcaaaaatacgcagggggtccaggaccccaaaaaggttgagaaccactggactaaagggtcagacccgttagctagggactaacgtgtcttattagtagtttactgtAGTGGGAGAAATCTTACCCCTCCACTATAGTTATTGTTTTGTACTCTTGGATCTGGACATTTCAATGCCAGAGCTGTTCTGGGCACTATTGCGAGGGATGGCATCCCTGCGTTTCCGGTGTCATGTAGCAGCTGTAAGATGGTCGCTCACAGACTGAAGGATACCAGTCACGCCAGGCAGGGATCAGGATCTgcacatctactcatatattttcggaatgtggtgttagtgtgtgtgtgtgtgtgtgtgtgtgtgtgtgtgtgtgtgtgtgtgtgtgtgtgtgtgtgtgtgtgtgtgtgtgtgtgtgtgtgtgtgtgtgttagttagtgtggatagcgggaccgaaaactaaagcaattATGACCCTAATTCtttctggaggtggtaggtattgtctcagagagtaaggggaaaatccctgaaaattaaaattgtgcataattatgcataaatgtgcaaaatatgcatttttctaaaaatggctacaaaccacttttctcggcatttcagatgagtctgagcatctttgattttttcacctatataaaaaaaatttctgggacttggaaaggttttggcattatgcaaaataaatgcatttttgcaaaaatgcacttgtgatcctaatttttttcggaggtggtaggtattgttccagagaagaccagagaaatagcagaaaattaaaataaccataataattatgcatgattatgcaaaat is a window of Lampris incognitus isolate fLamInc1 chromosome 9, fLamInc1.hap2, whole genome shotgun sequence DNA encoding:
- the cep72 gene encoding centrosomal protein of 72 kDa — translated: MRGHSNSMAAERLTTITERWIRERLKLKRHCLGDVGSLSLPGTYEEKIRHIGSALRNFVRLKTLDLSCNALVSVQGLHHLKMLKRLNLYYNCISSMEEVKPLCDLPALTELDLRLNPFTKNDPHYRLYLVHTMSSLRKLDDCPVRDTERKVAIIQFSSFVPQQEQPSLNPAVDQRSSAQRLASVDCLTKKLSLLDATDDVVLNFVTKLKHYQKPRDGYVSEPESSTSQKQETTKSILRYSEMNHGPTQSKVPQMTESSQKKSSTSSKVTDKPKVSFGPYVEKYKPVSRKPKQKGFSGQTRLPAAKGHFTPNPGHLMGNQCSSPMNTQPPSPTNHGLNLSDPSNPVLHPPRVSYSSFDRTAGGVSQPQKAHQQRRRGGYRKPLEMLLNLVDKHWAGERSLHHNNNFLSEAVKIFSMMENDISSREAEVRALRGEVDALSQQADVREEAHKLEVRNLSSQLEEAQNAVDNLNEQLRIVLKENVALQRQQIKLEQQYLKSVMNNSPITQIKEAQTEVARLRKEIEGLREKVWEAEKVKELADMLQESHRSLVATNEHLLGGLKSNGERC